A genomic region of Alnus glutinosa chromosome 11, dhAlnGlut1.1, whole genome shotgun sequence contains the following coding sequences:
- the LOC133882328 gene encoding uncharacterized protein LOC133882328, translating into MSLLGILKFVLNFLDVLAWPLFALGYPLCASIRAIESNSNSDTQKLVTYWISFSLVSLFEHSFVNLLEWIQIWPHIKLMIIFSLVIPYFDGAFYVYNHLVRPYLLLNPQVIVDEFNKWMVLLCKRDHFLAEAERYIKGNGPEALEKLIDKEFETKKPNVEVEGIKAIAATEKKEVEWSHSKEPDIVQKDNKAVEVIEKKEVPAVKRMVVAEPSLDETDNRTSATMEIKGPDVAVAAAREVPDIHVAKEVQKEWTCAICQVTTPTEKILNMHLQGKKHKASYEALKAKNQPNFGLKPKIIPTEEEKTQGRRKKVKKEAIDVKKITFKCNVCNVCCSGKGNLASHLKGKRHLAQVQVINGCGEKAPGSGSSY; encoded by the exons ATGAGTCTACTTGGTATTCTCAAGTTTGTGCTGAATTTCCTTGACGTTCTTGCATG GCCTCTCTTTGCTTTGGGGTATCCTCt ATGTGCTTCGATCCGGGCAATTGAGAGTAATTCAAATTCAGACACTCAGAAATTGGTCACATATTGGATTTCCTTCTCTTTGGTTTCACTCTTTGAGCATTCTTTCGTGAACCTCCTTGAATG GATACAGATCTGGCCTCACATTAAGTTAATGATCATCTTCTCGCTGGTTATACCTTACTTTGATGGTGCTTTTTACGTCTATAATCACCTCGTTCGTCCATACCTCTTACTCAACCCACAAGTTATTGTTGATGAATTCAATAAGTGGATGGTTCTCCTATGCAAGAGAGATCACTTTCTAGCTGAGGCAGAGAGATATATCAAAGGGAATGGACCTGAAGCTCTCGAGAAACTTATTGATAAAGAG tttgAGACCAAAAAGCCTAATGTTGAAGTGGAAGGGATCAAAGCTATTGCAGCTACAGAGAAAAAAGAAGTGGAGTGG TCACACAGTAAAGAACCTGATATTGTGCAGAAAGATAATAAAGCTGTGGAAGTAATAGAGAAGAAGGAAGTGCCTGCAGTCAAGCGA ATGGTTGTAGCAGAGCCTAGCCTGGATGAGACTGATAACAGAACATCAGCCACTATGGAGATTAAAGGACCAGATGTGGCAGTTGCAGCAGCCAGAGAAGTTCCTGATATACACGTTGCTAAGGAAGTCCAGAAAGAGTGGACTTGTGCTATATGTCAGGTAACCACTCCAACCGAAAAAATCTTGAATATGCACCTTCAAGGGAAGAAACACAAGGCTTCTTATGAGGCACTGAAAGCAAAGAACCAGCCAAACTTTGGATTGAAACCGAAGATTATCCCTACTGAGGAGGAAAAAACACAGGGCCGGCGaaagaaggtgaagaaagaaGCTATTGACGTGAAGAAAATTACTTTCAAGTGCAACGTTTGTAATGTATGCTGCAGTGGAAAGGGTAACTTAGCTTCTCACTTAAAAGGGAAAAGGCACTTGGCTCAGGTTCAAGTTATTAATGGATGTGGTGAAAAAGCTCCTGGCTCAGGTTCAAGTTATTAA
- the LOC133882166 gene encoding uncharacterized protein LOC133882166 isoform X1, whose product MSLLGILKFVLNFLDVLAWPLFALGYPLCASIRAIESNSNSDTQKLVTYWISFSLVSLFEHSFVNLLEWIQIWPHIKLMIICSLVIPYFDGAFYVYNHLVRPYLLLNPQVIVDEFNKWRVLFCKKDHFLAEVERYVKVNGAEALEKLIDKELKTKKLNVDVEEIKAIAATEKKEVEWSRNKELDIVQIDNKDMEVTEKKDVPAAKRMVLADPSLDETDNRTSATVEIKGPVVVVAASREVPDIPVSKKVQKVWTCPICQVTTASEKTLNLHFQEMTHKATYEELKAKNQPNIVNFGSFLTVLASTTKKPYQPIEEPQKNESTNGLIESTTTNHEEIGKGQPKSVTFSTAKGSDQPKKQFQTNKPNVDAEEIKAVAATEKKEVEWSHYKEPDIVQKDNKIVKVTETKEVPAVKRMILTEPSLDATDNRTSVTMGIKGPDVAVAAAAIELGDIQKVQKEWTCAVCQVTTTSEKDLNMHLRGNRHKASYEALKLKAKIQRNIRLKRKIIFTELKKSAFQCNICNVRCSGKVDLASHLQGKKHLEQVQVSYGCGEGWTA is encoded by the exons ATGAGTCTACTTGGTATTCTCAAGTTTGTGCTGAATTTCCTTGACGTTCTTGCATG GCCTCTCTTTGCTTTGGGGTATCCTCT ATGTGCTTCGATCCGGGCAATTGAGAGTAATTCAAATTCTGACACTCAGAAGTTGGTCACATATTGGATTTCCTTCTCTTTGGTTTCACTCTTTGAGCATTCTTTCGTGAACCTCCTTGAATG GATACAGATCTGGCCTCACATTAAGTTAATGATCATCTGCTCGCTGGTTATACCTTACTTCGATGGTGCTTTTTACGTCTATAATCACCTTGTTCGTCCATACCTCTTACTTAACCCACAAGTTATTGTTGATGAATTCAACAAGTGGAGGGTGCTCTTTTGCAAGAAAGATCACTTTCTAGCTGAGGTAGAGAGGTATGTCAAAGTGAATGGAGCCGAAGCTCTCGAGAAACTCATTGATAAAGAG TTGAAGACCAAAAAGCTTAATGTTGACGTGGAAGAGATCAAAGCTATTGCAGCTACAGAGAAAAAAGAAGTGGAGTGG TCACGCAACAAAGAACTTGATATTGTGCAGATAGATAATAAAGATATGGAAGTAACAGAGAAGAAGGACGTTCCTGCAGCCAAGAGG ATGGTTCTAGCAGACCCTAGCCTCGATGAGACTGATAACAGAACATCAGCCACCGTGGAGATTAAAGGACCAGTTGTGGTAGTTGCAGCATCCAGGGAAGTTCCTGATATACCCGTGTCTAAGAAAGTCCAAAAAGTATGGACTTGTCCTATATGTCAGGTAACCACTGCAAGTGAAAAAACCTTGAATTTACACTTTCAAGAGATGACACACAAGGCTACTTATGAGGAACTGAAAGCAAAGAATCAGCCAAACATTGTCAATTTCGGATCTTTTTTAACGGTATTGGCTTCAACTACAAAGAAACCTTATCAGCCAATTGAGGAACCACAAAAGAATGAATCCACCAATGGATTGATAGAGAGCACTACTACAAATCATGAGGAAATAGGGAAAGGCCAGCCAAAGAGTGTCACGTTTTCAACTGCAAAGGGATCTGATCAGCCCAAAAAACAG tttCAGACCAACAAGCCTAATGTTGACGCAGAAGAGATCAAAGCTGTTGCGGCCACAGAGAAAAAAGAAGTGGAGTGG TCACACTACAAAGAACCCGATATTGTGcagaaagataataaaattgtGAAAGTAACAGAGACGAAGGAAGTGCCTGCAGTCAAGAGG ATGATTCTAACAGAGCCTAGCCTGGATGCGACTGATAACAGAACATCAGTCACTATGGGGATTAAAGGGCCAGATGTGGCTGTTGCAGCAGCAGCCATAGAACTTGGTGATATACAGAAAGTACAGAAAGAGTGGACTTGTGCCGTATGTCAGGTAACCACTACAAGCGAAAAAGACTTGAATATGCACCTTCGAGGGAACAGACACAAGGCTTCTTATGAGGCACTGAAACTGAAAGCTAAGATCCAGCGAAACATTCGATTGAAACGGAAGATTATCTTTACTGAATTGAAGAAATCCGCTTTCCAGTGCAACATCTGTAATGTACGCTGCTCTGGAAAGGTCGACTTGGCTTCTCACCTCCAAGGGAAAAAGCACTTGGAGCAGGTTCAAGTTTCTTATGGATGTGGTGAGGGTTGGACAGCATGA
- the LOC133882166 gene encoding uncharacterized protein LOC133882166 isoform X2, producing MSLLGILKFVLNFLDVLAWPLFALGYPLCASIRAIESNSNSDTQKLVTYWISFSLVSLFEHSFVNLLEWIQIWPHIKLMIICSLVIPYFDGAFYVYNHLVRPYLLLNPQVIVDEFNKWRVLFCKKDHFLAEVERYVKVNGAEALEKLIDKELKTKKLNVDVEEIKAIAATEKKEVEWSRNKELDIVQIDNKDMEVTEKKDVPAAKRMVLADPSLDETDNRTSATVEIKGPVVVVAASREVPDIPVSKKVQKVWTCPICQVTTASEKTLNLHFQEMTHKATYEELKAKNQPNIVNFGSFLTVLASTTKKPYQPIEEPQKNESTNGLIESTTTNHEEIGKGQPKSVTFSTAKGSDQPKKQTNKPNVDAEEIKAVAATEKKEVEWSHYKEPDIVQKDNKIVKVTETKEVPAVKRMILTEPSLDATDNRTSVTMGIKGPDVAVAAAAIELGDIQKVQKEWTCAVCQVTTTSEKDLNMHLRGNRHKASYEALKLKAKIQRNIRLKRKIIFTELKKSAFQCNICNVRCSGKVDLASHLQGKKHLEQVQVSYGCGEGWTA from the exons ATGAGTCTACTTGGTATTCTCAAGTTTGTGCTGAATTTCCTTGACGTTCTTGCATG GCCTCTCTTTGCTTTGGGGTATCCTCT ATGTGCTTCGATCCGGGCAATTGAGAGTAATTCAAATTCTGACACTCAGAAGTTGGTCACATATTGGATTTCCTTCTCTTTGGTTTCACTCTTTGAGCATTCTTTCGTGAACCTCCTTGAATG GATACAGATCTGGCCTCACATTAAGTTAATGATCATCTGCTCGCTGGTTATACCTTACTTCGATGGTGCTTTTTACGTCTATAATCACCTTGTTCGTCCATACCTCTTACTTAACCCACAAGTTATTGTTGATGAATTCAACAAGTGGAGGGTGCTCTTTTGCAAGAAAGATCACTTTCTAGCTGAGGTAGAGAGGTATGTCAAAGTGAATGGAGCCGAAGCTCTCGAGAAACTCATTGATAAAGAG TTGAAGACCAAAAAGCTTAATGTTGACGTGGAAGAGATCAAAGCTATTGCAGCTACAGAGAAAAAAGAAGTGGAGTGG TCACGCAACAAAGAACTTGATATTGTGCAGATAGATAATAAAGATATGGAAGTAACAGAGAAGAAGGACGTTCCTGCAGCCAAGAGG ATGGTTCTAGCAGACCCTAGCCTCGATGAGACTGATAACAGAACATCAGCCACCGTGGAGATTAAAGGACCAGTTGTGGTAGTTGCAGCATCCAGGGAAGTTCCTGATATACCCGTGTCTAAGAAAGTCCAAAAAGTATGGACTTGTCCTATATGTCAGGTAACCACTGCAAGTGAAAAAACCTTGAATTTACACTTTCAAGAGATGACACACAAGGCTACTTATGAGGAACTGAAAGCAAAGAATCAGCCAAACATTGTCAATTTCGGATCTTTTTTAACGGTATTGGCTTCAACTACAAAGAAACCTTATCAGCCAATTGAGGAACCACAAAAGAATGAATCCACCAATGGATTGATAGAGAGCACTACTACAAATCATGAGGAAATAGGGAAAGGCCAGCCAAAGAGTGTCACGTTTTCAACTGCAAAGGGATCTGATCAGCCCAAAAAACAG ACCAACAAGCCTAATGTTGACGCAGAAGAGATCAAAGCTGTTGCGGCCACAGAGAAAAAAGAAGTGGAGTGG TCACACTACAAAGAACCCGATATTGTGcagaaagataataaaattgtGAAAGTAACAGAGACGAAGGAAGTGCCTGCAGTCAAGAGG ATGATTCTAACAGAGCCTAGCCTGGATGCGACTGATAACAGAACATCAGTCACTATGGGGATTAAAGGGCCAGATGTGGCTGTTGCAGCAGCAGCCATAGAACTTGGTGATATACAGAAAGTACAGAAAGAGTGGACTTGTGCCGTATGTCAGGTAACCACTACAAGCGAAAAAGACTTGAATATGCACCTTCGAGGGAACAGACACAAGGCTTCTTATGAGGCACTGAAACTGAAAGCTAAGATCCAGCGAAACATTCGATTGAAACGGAAGATTATCTTTACTGAATTGAAGAAATCCGCTTTCCAGTGCAACATCTGTAATGTACGCTGCTCTGGAAAGGTCGACTTGGCTTCTCACCTCCAAGGGAAAAAGCACTTGGAGCAGGTTCAAGTTTCTTATGGATGTGGTGAGGGTTGGACAGCATGA
- the LOC133881136 gene encoding HVA22-like protein a, translating to MSLLGFLKFALNFLDVLAWPLFALGYPLCASIRAIESNSNWETQKLVTYWISFSLVSLFEHSFVHLLEWIQIWPHIKLMIICSLVIPHFDGAFYVYNHLVHPYLLLNPALLCK from the exons ATGAGTCTACTGGGTTTTCTCAAATTTGCCCTGAATTTCCTTGACGTTCTTGCATG GCCTCTCTTTGCTTTGGGGTATCCTCt ATGTGCTTCGATCCGGGCAATCGAGAGTAATTCAAATTGGGAGACTCAGAAGTTGGTCACATATTGGATTTCCTTCTCTTTGGTTTCACTCTTTGAGCATTCTTTCGTGCACCTCCTTGAATG GATACAGATCTGGCCTCACATTAAGTTAATGATCATCTGCTCGCTGGTTATACCGCACTTCGATGGTGCTTTTTACGTCTATAATCACCTTGTTCATCCATACCTCTTACTCAACCCAGCGCTCTTATGCAAG
- the LOC133882167 gene encoding uncharacterized protein LOC133882167 isoform X1 translates to MSLLGFLKFALNFLDVFAWPLFALGYPLCASIRAIESNSNWETQKLVTYWISFSLVSLFEHFFVNLLEWIQIWPHIKLMIICSLVIPYFDGAFYVYNHLVRPYLLLDPQVIVDEFNKWRVLLCKKDHFLAEVERYVKENGPEALEKLIDKELKTKKLNVDVEEIKAIAATEKKEVEWSHNKELDIVQIDNKAMEVTEKKEVPAAKRMVLADPSLDETDNRTSATMEIKGPVMVVAASREVPDISVSKKVQKVWTCPICQVTTESEKTLNLHFQEMTHKATYEELKAKNQPNIVNFGSFLTVLASTTKETYQPIEEPQKNESTNGLIESTTTNQEEIGKGQPKSVTSSTAKGSDQPEKQFQTNKPNVDAEEIKAIAATEKKEVEWSHNKEPDIVQKDNKIVEVTETIEVPAVKRMILTEPSLDATDNRTSVTMGMKGPDIAVAAAVELSDIQKVQKEWTCAICQVTTTCEKNLNMHLRGNRHKASYEALKLKAKIQRNDGLKRKIIPTDVKKPIFMCNICNVRCPGMVHLASHFRGKKHLAQLQVFNGCGEGSTV, encoded by the exons ATGAGTCTACTGGGTTTTCTCAAATTTGCTCTGAATTTCCTTGACGTTTTTGCATG GCCTCTCTTTGCTTTGGGGTATCCTCt ATGTGCTTCGATCCGGGCAATTGAGAGTAATTCAAATTGGGAGACTCAGAAGTTGGTCACATATTGGATTTCCTTCTCTTTGGTTTCACTCTTTGAGCATTTTTTCGTGAACCTCCTTGAATG GATACAGATCTGGCCTCACATTAAGTTAATGATCATCTGCTCGTTGGTTATACCTTACTTCGATGGTGCTTTTTACGTCTATAATCACCTTGTTCGTCCATACCTCTTACTTGACCCACAAGTTATTGTTGATGAATTCAATAAGTGGAGGGTGCTCTTATGCAAGAAAGATCACTTTCTAGCTGAGGTAGAGAGGTATGTCAAAGAGAATGGACCCGAAGCTCTCGAGAAACTCATTGATAAAGAG TTGAAGACCAAAAAGCTTAATGTTGACGTGGAAGAGATCAAAGCTATTGCAGCTACAGAGAAAAAAGAAGTGGAGTGG TCACACAACAAAGAACTTGATATTGTGCAGATAGATAATAAAGCTATGGAAGTAACAGAGAAGAAGGAGGTTCCTGCAGCCAAGAGg ATGGTTCTAGCAGATCCTAGCCTCGATGAGACTGATAACAGAACATCAGCCACCATGGAGATTAAAGGACCAGTTATGGTAGTTGCAGCATCAAGGGAAGTTCCTGATATATCCGTGTCTAAGAAAGTCCAAAAAGTATGGACTTGTCCTATATGTCAGGTAACCACTGAAAGTGAAAAAACCTTGAATTTACACTTTCAAGAGATGACACACAAGGCTACTTATGAAGAGCTGAAAGCAAAGAACCAGCCAAACATTGTCAATTTTGGATCTTTTTTAACGGTATTGGCTTCAACTACAAAGGAAACTTATCAGCCAATTGAGGAACCACAAAAGAATGAATCCACCAATGGATTGATAGAGAGCACTACTACAAATCAAGAGGAAATAGGGAAAGGCCAGCCAAAGAGTGTCACGTCTTCAACTGCAAAGGGATCTGATCAGCCCGAAAAACAG tttcaGACCAACAAGCCTAATGTTGACGCAGAAGAGATCAAAGCTATTGCGGCCACAGAGAAAAAAGAAGTGGAGTGG TCACACAACAAAGAACCTGATATTGTGcagaaagataataaaattgtGGAAGTAACAGAGACGATAGAAGTGCCTGCAGTCAAGAGG ATGATTCTAACAGAGCCTAGCCTGGATGCGACTGATAACAGAACATCAGTCACTATGGGGATGAAAGGGCCAGATATAGCTGTTGCAGCAGCCGTAGAACTTTCTGATATACAGAAAGTACAGAAAGAGTGGACTTGTGCCATATGTCAGGTAACCACTACATGCgaaaaaaacttgaatatgcACCTTCGAGGGAACAGACACAAGGCTTCTTATGAGGCACTGAAACTGAAAGCTAAGATCCAGCGAAACGATGGATTGAAACGGAAGATTATCCCTACTGATGTGAAGAAACCCATTTTCATGTGCAACATCTGTAATGTACGCTGCCCTGGAATGGTCCACTTGGCTTCTCACTTCCGAGGGAAAAAGCACTTGGCGCAGCTTCAAGTTTTTAATGGATGTGGTGAAGGTTCGACagtatga
- the LOC133882167 gene encoding uncharacterized protein LOC133882167 isoform X2, whose protein sequence is MSLLGFLKFALNFLDVFAWPLFALGYPLCASIRAIESNSNWETQKLVTYWISFSLVSLFEHFFVNLLEWIQIWPHIKLMIICSLVIPYFDGAFYVYNHLVRPYLLLDPQVIVDEFNKWRVLLCKKDHFLAEVERYVKENGPEALEKLIDKELKTKKLNVDVEEIKAIAATEKKEVEWIDNKAMEVTEKKEVPAAKRMVLADPSLDETDNRTSATMEIKGPVMVVAASREVPDISVSKKVQKVWTCPICQVTTESEKTLNLHFQEMTHKATYEELKAKNQPNIVNFGSFLTVLASTTKETYQPIEEPQKNESTNGLIESTTTNQEEIGKGQPKSVTSSTAKGSDQPEKQFQTNKPNVDAEEIKAIAATEKKEVEWSHNKEPDIVQKDNKIVEVTETIEVPAVKRMILTEPSLDATDNRTSVTMGMKGPDIAVAAAVELSDIQKVQKEWTCAICQVTTTCEKNLNMHLRGNRHKASYEALKLKAKIQRNDGLKRKIIPTDVKKPIFMCNICNVRCPGMVHLASHFRGKKHLAQLQVFNGCGEGSTV, encoded by the exons ATGAGTCTACTGGGTTTTCTCAAATTTGCTCTGAATTTCCTTGACGTTTTTGCATG GCCTCTCTTTGCTTTGGGGTATCCTCt ATGTGCTTCGATCCGGGCAATTGAGAGTAATTCAAATTGGGAGACTCAGAAGTTGGTCACATATTGGATTTCCTTCTCTTTGGTTTCACTCTTTGAGCATTTTTTCGTGAACCTCCTTGAATG GATACAGATCTGGCCTCACATTAAGTTAATGATCATCTGCTCGTTGGTTATACCTTACTTCGATGGTGCTTTTTACGTCTATAATCACCTTGTTCGTCCATACCTCTTACTTGACCCACAAGTTATTGTTGATGAATTCAATAAGTGGAGGGTGCTCTTATGCAAGAAAGATCACTTTCTAGCTGAGGTAGAGAGGTATGTCAAAGAGAATGGACCCGAAGCTCTCGAGAAACTCATTGATAAAGAG TTGAAGACCAAAAAGCTTAATGTTGACGTGGAAGAGATCAAAGCTATTGCAGCTACAGAGAAAAAAGAAGTGGAGTGG ATAGATAATAAAGCTATGGAAGTAACAGAGAAGAAGGAGGTTCCTGCAGCCAAGAGg ATGGTTCTAGCAGATCCTAGCCTCGATGAGACTGATAACAGAACATCAGCCACCATGGAGATTAAAGGACCAGTTATGGTAGTTGCAGCATCAAGGGAAGTTCCTGATATATCCGTGTCTAAGAAAGTCCAAAAAGTATGGACTTGTCCTATATGTCAGGTAACCACTGAAAGTGAAAAAACCTTGAATTTACACTTTCAAGAGATGACACACAAGGCTACTTATGAAGAGCTGAAAGCAAAGAACCAGCCAAACATTGTCAATTTTGGATCTTTTTTAACGGTATTGGCTTCAACTACAAAGGAAACTTATCAGCCAATTGAGGAACCACAAAAGAATGAATCCACCAATGGATTGATAGAGAGCACTACTACAAATCAAGAGGAAATAGGGAAAGGCCAGCCAAAGAGTGTCACGTCTTCAACTGCAAAGGGATCTGATCAGCCCGAAAAACAG tttcaGACCAACAAGCCTAATGTTGACGCAGAAGAGATCAAAGCTATTGCGGCCACAGAGAAAAAAGAAGTGGAGTGG TCACACAACAAAGAACCTGATATTGTGcagaaagataataaaattgtGGAAGTAACAGAGACGATAGAAGTGCCTGCAGTCAAGAGG ATGATTCTAACAGAGCCTAGCCTGGATGCGACTGATAACAGAACATCAGTCACTATGGGGATGAAAGGGCCAGATATAGCTGTTGCAGCAGCCGTAGAACTTTCTGATATACAGAAAGTACAGAAAGAGTGGACTTGTGCCATATGTCAGGTAACCACTACATGCgaaaaaaacttgaatatgcACCTTCGAGGGAACAGACACAAGGCTTCTTATGAGGCACTGAAACTGAAAGCTAAGATCCAGCGAAACGATGGATTGAAACGGAAGATTATCCCTACTGATGTGAAGAAACCCATTTTCATGTGCAACATCTGTAATGTACGCTGCCCTGGAATGGTCCACTTGGCTTCTCACTTCCGAGGGAAAAAGCACTTGGCGCAGCTTCAAGTTTTTAATGGATGTGGTGAAGGTTCGACagtatga